One Prionailurus viverrinus isolate Anna unplaced genomic scaffold, UM_Priviv_1.0 scaffold_179, whole genome shotgun sequence genomic window carries:
- the LOC125158217 gene encoding neuroblastoma breakpoint family member 6-like, giving the protein MQVPGPQGPSSGNLTFPRTEVQASQAPPQSDTQVANSVPGQPGQQLACGDRRARLRPSPAIRRLAATMVSGSQRPLFQEQGLEASMGVKIPPKLEGDAAEGSVANQCAGQVFGHVNALGVMKQKMIKRKVQFGEGRLACRFRGIQA; this is encoded by the exons ATGCAGGTGCCCGGTCCCCAAGGGCCATCGAGTGGAAACTTGACTTTCCCAAGGACGGAGGTGCAAGCTTCACAAGCACCGCCACAGTCAGATACCCAGGTGGCCAATTCTGTGCCAGGGCAGCCGGGCCAGCAGTTGGCTTGTGGTGACCGCAGAGCCaggctccgcccctcccccgccatcaGGAGACTGGCAGCCACGATGGTTTCTGGGAGCCAACGGCCGCTCTTCCAAG agCAGGGTTTGGAAGCTTCCATGGGTGTGAAGATCCCTCCCAAGCTGGAGGGTGACGCTGCTGAGGGCTCGGTGGCCAACCAGTGTGCAGGTCAAGTCTTTGGCCACGTTAATGCCCTGGGTGTGATGAAACAGAAGATGATCAAGAGAAAAGTGCAGTTCGGCGAGGGCAGACTCGCGTGCAGATTCCGTGGCATTCAAGCTTAG